The window ATACCTTGTGAAATTGCCAGAAGACATTGACCAACGCCATATTTTTGTAGTTGATCCAATGCTTGCGACTGGTGGTTCAGCTATCTTAGCTGTTGAATCCTTGAAAAAGCGTGGCGCTTCAAATATCAAATTTGTCGCCCTTGTTTCAGCTCCAGAAGGTGTCAAAGCACTTCAAGAAGCTCATCCAGATATCGACATCTACACTGCGGCCTTGGATGAAAAACTCAATGAAAAAGGCTATATCGTTCCAGGTCTTGGCGATGCTGGGGACCGTTTGTTCGGTACAAAATAATGATACTAGAGGCTGGGCTCAAGCCCAACCTCGCTTCTCAGGGTTCGTGTCAACATCTCAGCGCAGTGGTTGATTGGCAGATTTGTTCGTGTTTTACACTCCAAATCTGACCTATACGGCTGTTGCGAACAGTGTTCGCTTCATTTCCAACCTCCAAAGGTTCCCTGAACCTTTGGAGCTATGCGAGGATGGGAGTAAAATAGTCCAGTGGACTGTTTTAGCCCGAACCTACTGTTTGGAAGTGAGGGGAACTCTTTTTGACTTAGTCGAGTTCTTTCCCACTCCCTTTTTTCATCTATCTGAAAACGTGGTTTTTATTTGACCAATGTTGACTAATTCTATATAATGGGTTCATACTTGTTATTGAAATGAAGGAGGATTCGTATGATTCCAGTAGTTATTGAACAAACCAGTCGTGGAGAGCGTTCGTATGATATTTATTCGCGTTTGCTCAAAGACCGTATTATCATGTTGACAGGACCAGTTGAAGACAACATGGCAAACTCTATCATTGCCCAGTTGCTATTCCTTGATGCTCAAGATCCTACAAAGGATATTTACCTTTATGTAAATACCCCTGGTGGTTCTGTGTCAGCAGGTCTTGCTATTGTTGATACCATGAACTTTATCAAGGCTGATGTGCAAACCATCGTTATGGGGACAGCAGCTAGCATGGGTACAATTATCGCTTCGAGCGGTGCCAAAGGCAAACGTTTCATGTTGCCAAATGCAGAATACATGATTCACCAGCCAATGGGTGGAACAGGTGGTGGTACACAGCAAACGGATATGGCCATTGCAGCGGAACACTTGCTTAAAACCCGTAACAAATTAGAAAAAATCTTGGCTGATAATTCAGGAAAAACAGTGAAACAAATCCACAAGGATGCAGAACGCGATTACTGGATGACTGCAGAAGAAACTCTTGCATACGGCTTCATTGACCAAATTATGGACAATACAAAAACAAAATAAGCGGATGAGGAGGCGTTTGAGCCTCCTTTTTCCATTCCATTAAGTTTGACCTTTTCATTTTCCTCTGAAAAAGGTATAATAAAACAAGAGAAGTTTTAGAGGAGAAATCATGTTTGAGAAGAGAGAACGGACCTGCCTGACTGTGTATTTGCATTACAATCGAGATGCTAGAAAGCTAAATCAGTACGGAGATATCCATTATCATTCAAAGAAATTGCGTTATGTTCTGATTTATTTGGATAAGGATCAGTCTGAGTTTATCATCCAAAAATTAAAAAAGGAAAAATTTGTTAAGAAGGTTCTTCCGTCCTATATAAAAGAGTTAGACCAGAATTTTGTTGGTAGCTTGTGGCGGGAAGAGGAACCAATTATTTAATGGTGAAATGAGTGAGTAGTCAAGGTTGGGTCTACTCGCTTTTTTGTGGAAAAATATTTTTTTAAAAATTTTTCTTTTTTTGTTGACAATTTTCTGATAATTCAGTATATTAGATACATCGCAAAATTTAAGAAAGATTTAAGGAGTTTTCATGAAAACAAGAAAATTTGCAGTAGCACTTGCTACCTTTGCCTCAGCAGCCCTACTTGCTGCCTGTGGTACCGTTTCATCAACAAATAGCTCAGCACAGGGTGCTGCTATCGGTGATACTTTCAAGATTGGTTATAACTTGGAGTTGTCAGGTGCCGTATCATCTTATGGTCAAAATGAAGAAAAAGGTGCAAACCTTGCTGTCAAAGAAATCAATGCAGCTGGTGGTATCGGTGGTAAGCAGATTGAAGTTATCACTAAAGATAACAAATCTGAAACTGCAGAAGCGGCAACAGTTGCAACTAGCTTGGCAAGTGAAGGAGCAAATATTGTAATTGGTCCTGCAACATCTGGTGCAGCAGCAGCTTCTATTCCTGCTTTGACGTCAGCAGGTGTTCCAATGATTACACCTTCTGGTACACAAACAAACTTGGTTGTAAATGACAAAGGTGAAGTACAAGACTACTTCTTCCGTGCAACCTTTACAGATGGATACCAAGGTCAAGTAATGGCTAAGTATGCGACAGAAAACTTGTCAGCTAAGAAGGTTGTTCTTTACTATGACAACTCTTCTGACTATGGTAAGGGTGTAGCAGAAGCCTTCAAGAAAGCTTACGCAGGTGAGATTGTTTCTGAAATCACATTTGCTTCAGGCGATAAAGATTTCCAAGCAGCTTTGACTAAATTGAAAGATGCGGAGTTTGATGCTATTGTTATGCCAGGTTACTACAATGAAACTGGTACAATCGTTAAACAAGCACGTGGTCTAGGTATCACTCAACCAGTCCTTGGTTCAGATGGTTTCGACTCACCACAGTTCACTGAATTGGCAACTGCTTCAGCAGCAACAAACGTTTACTACCTTTCAGGTTATGTAACTTCAGCTAGTGATAAAGCGAAAGCTTTCAGCGAAGCTTATAAGAAAGAATACAACGAAGAGCCAAATATGTTTGCAGCCCTTGCTTATGACGCAGTTTACATGGCAGCAAAAGCAGCAGAAGGTGCAGCAGATTCAAAAGCTCTTAAAGACAACCTTGCAGCTTTGAAAGATTTCGAAGGTGTAACAGGTACTATGTCAGTTGATGCAGAGCATAATGTTGTGAAATCAGTTTACATTGTTGGTTTGACAGATGGAGAGCAGACATCAGTTGATACAATTTCAGCAGAATAATAAGCAAGTTAAAGAGGGAATTTCCCTCTTTTTCCCTTGAATTGACTAGCCTATTTTTAAAAGATTAAAAAATATAATAAAACTTGCCTATTTTCAGAAAATTTTGTATAATGTAACAATGCTTATTGAGCTTGAAAAATATTTAGAAAGATTGGTGAACCTATGCTTCAACAACTTGTCAATGGTTTGATTCTTGGTTCTGTATATGCCCTCTTGGCCCTTGGTT is drawn from Streptococcus sp. 29892 and contains these coding sequences:
- a CDS encoding ATP-dependent Clp protease proteolytic subunit gives rise to the protein MIPVVIEQTSRGERSYDIYSRLLKDRIIMLTGPVEDNMANSIIAQLLFLDAQDPTKDIYLYVNTPGGSVSAGLAIVDTMNFIKADVQTIVMGTAASMGTIIASSGAKGKRFMLPNAEYMIHQPMGGTGGGTQQTDMAIAAEHLLKTRNKLEKILADNSGKTVKQIHKDAERDYWMTAEETLAYGFIDQIMDNTKTK
- a CDS encoding DUF2129 domain-containing protein, which translates into the protein MFEKRERTCLTVYLHYNRDARKLNQYGDIHYHSKKLRYVLIYLDKDQSEFIIQKLKKEKFVKKVLPSYIKELDQNFVGSLWREEEPII
- a CDS encoding ABC transporter substrate-binding protein codes for the protein MKTRKFAVALATFASAALLAACGTVSSTNSSAQGAAIGDTFKIGYNLELSGAVSSYGQNEEKGANLAVKEINAAGGIGGKQIEVITKDNKSETAEAATVATSLASEGANIVIGPATSGAAAASIPALTSAGVPMITPSGTQTNLVVNDKGEVQDYFFRATFTDGYQGQVMAKYATENLSAKKVVLYYDNSSDYGKGVAEAFKKAYAGEIVSEITFASGDKDFQAALTKLKDAEFDAIVMPGYYNETGTIVKQARGLGITQPVLGSDGFDSPQFTELATASAATNVYYLSGYVTSASDKAKAFSEAYKKEYNEEPNMFAALAYDAVYMAAKAAEGAADSKALKDNLAALKDFEGVTGTMSVDAEHNVVKSVYIVGLTDGEQTSVDTISAE